A stretch of the Nerophis ophidion isolate RoL-2023_Sa linkage group LG27, RoL_Noph_v1.0, whole genome shotgun sequence genome encodes the following:
- the pln gene encoding cardiac phospholamban: MERVQHITKSAIRRASQIEVTPQAKRNLQELFVNFTLILICLLLIYIIVLLSS, from the coding sequence ATGGAGCGCGTCCAGCACATCACCAAGTCGGCCATCCGCCGCGCCTCCCAAATCGAGGTCACTCCACAGGCCAAGAGGAACCTGCAGGAGCTCTTCGTCAACTTCACCCTCATCCTCATCTGTCTGCTCCTCATCTACATCATCGTCCTGCTGAGCAGCTGA